The sequence CAAGACTAAAGCAGATGATTTGCAAGCAAAAACAGGTATTCCTGTGGTTGTTTTGAGTTATGGGAAAATTGGGACATTTGAAGAGGATATTTACAAGTCATTAGAAGTTATAGGAAAAATAATGGGGAAAGAGGATAGAACGCGAAAGTTGGTAGAGTATATAAAAAATATTCAAAAAGATTTAGACGATAGGACAAAAGATATACCTGATGACAAAAAACCAACAGTCTACATTGGTGCTTTAGGATTTAAAGGTGCCCACGGAATAGAAAGCACACAAAGCAATTATCCTCCTTTTGTGGCGGTACACGCCAAGAATGTAGCAGATACATTAAGACAAAAAGGGAGTGTCATGATTGAAAAAGAAAAGCTATTAGCTTGGAATCCTGATATAATTTTTATTGATGCAGGAAACTTCAAGCTAGTAAAAGATGATTACCAAAAAAATCCTGAGTTTTATAAAAGCTTAAAAGCAGTCAAAAACGACAATGTTTATGGACTTTTGCCTTACAACAATTACACTACAAATATAGATACAGCTCTTGTGGATTCCTATTGGGTAGGAAAAGTTCTCTATCCCGAGCAGTTTAATGATATAGACCCTGTTCAAAAAGCGAATGAAATATACACGTTTTTCTTTGGCGAACAAGGAAAATCGGCATACAACAAAATGAAAGAATTATACGGTGGCTTTAAAAAATTAAATTTTAGAGTATAGTCATATTTTTCACCTTTTTGGTGGAGGACATAATAATGAAGGGGATGTAGCTTTGAGACAGTCATTTATAGAAAGCATTCCAGAGGGCTATAACAAATACATAAAAAGGAAAACATTAATCATATTTTTAACCTTTTTATTCACTATAGCATTGTCAATATACGCAACAAATGCAGGCTCAGCCGGTATAAGTACTTACGACGTTATAAAAACTTTGTTAGGTAAAGGAGAAGAACGATTTCGCATTATAATTTGGAATATTAGAATGCCAAGGGTTTTGTCAGCAGTTATAGCTGGAATAGGTTTGTCTGTTGCAGGTTGCGTAACGCAGAGCATTTTAAGAAATCCTTTAGCCTCTCCTTTTACTTTAGGTATTTCGCAGGGGGCAGCATTTGGAGCTGCTTTGGCTATTATTGTTTTTGGGGCAGGAAGCACAACGAATCCAGATTCTGTAATTATAAATAATCCGTATCTAGTGGTATTGTTTGCTTTTTTAGGTTCGATGGGGGCTACAATAATCGTTTTAATTCTGGCAAAAACCTTCCGTGTAACTCCTGAGGCGATGGTACTGGCGGGTGTAGCTCTTGGGTCTTTGTTTTCGGCCGTCACTATGATTTTACAGTATTTTGCTGACGATGTGAAAGTTGCCTCAGTAGTTTTTTGGACCTTTGGGGACATAGGGCGAGCCTCTTGGAGAGACTTAGCAATAATGTCTATTGTTGTTTTTATTGCGCTCATATATTTTATGTTTAACAGATGGAATTACAATGCTCTAGACAGTGGAGAAGAGACAGCTAAAGGGCTTGGGGTAGATGTTGAAAGAGTGAGATTAATTGGCATGTTTATGGCATCTTTGATTTCTTCAGTAATTGTTGCGTTTGTGGGGATAATAGGGTTTATAGGGTTAGTCGGCCCTCACATAATGAGAAGGCTTATAGGAGGAGACCACAGATTTTTGATTCCTGCTTCTTCTGTAATTGGGGGGCTCATTCTTTTAGCTTCAGACACAGTAGGCAGAATTATAATTTCTCCTGTTGTACTTCCTGTGGGAGCAATTACTTCATTTCTGGGTGCCCCGGTGTTTTTGTACGTTCTCACTAGGGGGTATAGAAGGTGATTTTAAATATAAACGGAATTGAGTTTAGTTATAGCAGTGTTCCTGTTCTTAACAATGTTACGTTTACCTTAGAAAGAGGAGAGGTACTTTCTATTTTGGGCAACAATGGAGCAGGAAAATCTACCCTTTTAAAGTGCATTAATAAAATTTTAGAACCTCACAAAGGCACCATTTACATTGAAAAAGATGAAATTTCTAAATTGAGCAGAGTAGATGTAGCTAAAAAAATAGGATATGTGGCTCAAAGGCATGAAAGTGGGCGTTTTACTGTGTTTGACGCAGTGCTTTTGGGAAGAAAACCCCATATAAAGTGGGATGTAACTCAAAAAGACATAAAGATTGTAAACAGTGTTCTTAAAAAATTTGATTTAGAAAAGTTGTCTCTTCGCTATTTAAGCGAGTTAAGCGGTGGAGAACTTCAAAAAGTTGTTATAGCAAGGGCGATGGCACAGCAGCCTGTGTTAATGCTATTAGATGAACCTACAAACAACTTGGATTTAAAAAATCAAATAGAAGTTTTGAAAATAATAAGGGAGGCGGTGAAAGAACAAAATATTGCTGCTATCGTAATTATACATGATTTAAACTTAGCTTTGAGATTTTCAGACAAGTTTCTGTTTTTGAAAGACAACACAATTTACGCGTATGGTGGAATGGAAGTGATGACAGAAGAAATTATAGGGTCAGTTTACGGTATTCATGTGGTTGTTGAAAAGATACACGAT comes from Caldanaerobius fijiensis DSM 17918 and encodes:
- a CDS encoding iron ABC transporter substrate-binding protein, whose translation is MLELSKRFNVVVAIFLILAISLTACSNKTQNQPQISNQPRTQVQSVMVTDLADRQVKVKLPVNKVVGIGPGALRLITYVDGLYRVAGVENIDKKLAAGRTYNMIFQDKLQQLPIIGQGGPDSTPDAEKLVTVKPDVIFVTYLLDKTKADDLQAKTGIPVVVLSYGKIGTFEEDIYKSLEVIGKIMGKEDRTRKLVEYIKNIQKDLDDRTKDIPDDKKPTVYIGALGFKGAHGIESTQSNYPPFVAVHAKNVADTLRQKGSVMIEKEKLLAWNPDIIFIDAGNFKLVKDDYQKNPEFYKSLKAVKNDNVYGLLPYNNYTTNIDTALVDSYWVGKVLYPEQFNDIDPVQKANEIYTFFFGEQGKSAYNKMKELYGGFKKLNFRV
- a CDS encoding FecCD family ABC transporter permease, with translation MRQSFIESIPEGYNKYIKRKTLIIFLTFLFTIALSIYATNAGSAGISTYDVIKTLLGKGEERFRIIIWNIRMPRVLSAVIAGIGLSVAGCVTQSILRNPLASPFTLGISQGAAFGAALAIIVFGAGSTTNPDSVIINNPYLVVLFAFLGSMGATIIVLILAKTFRVTPEAMVLAGVALGSLFSAVTMILQYFADDVKVASVVFWTFGDIGRASWRDLAIMSIVVFIALIYFMFNRWNYNALDSGEETAKGLGVDVERVRLIGMFMASLISSVIVAFVGIIGFIGLVGPHIMRRLIGGDHRFLIPASSVIGGLILLASDTVGRIIISPVVLPVGAITSFLGAPVFLYVLTRGYRR
- a CDS encoding ABC transporter ATP-binding protein; protein product: MILNINGIEFSYSSVPVLNNVTFTLERGEVLSILGNNGAGKSTLLKCINKILEPHKGTIYIEKDEISKLSRVDVAKKIGYVAQRHESGRFTVFDAVLLGRKPHIKWDVTQKDIKIVNSVLKKFDLEKLSLRYLSELSGGELQKVVIARAMAQQPVLMLLDEPTNNLDLKNQIEVLKIIREAVKEQNIAAIVIIHDLNLALRFSDKFLFLKDNTIYAYGGMEVMTEEIIGSVYGIHVVVEKIHDIPVVIPL